The Corallococcus caeni genome includes a region encoding these proteins:
- a CDS encoding M4 family metallopeptidase, with protein MAESLANLKAQSLKLGLGSRDDFQLSSSSTDPFGQTHARFAQTYQGVPVWGAMAITHQGLSAGDIRITTDGLRKNIRLGVTPTLDAKSAVAKATQELAPKGEFAVTPKGELIVYPQTRLVNRYPGKPVAQQNAADFDTQVVGYRLAYHVHTELENPKDGVKHTDFIVDAHSGEVLKQWNSLQTAAAKGLGHSQYSGDVPLDVFQNAEGLFELRDVTRAGGEGIRTYDVNHAAVQNGVVPTLTLYTDADNAWGDGQNYVVGANNTLSDNGQTAAVDAHFGLLATWDFYKKILGRDGVDGVGSPTYNRVHASNLYNNAFWSDGCFCMSYGDGSFPAAGGFRSMGVLDVTGHEMTHGVTSHTAGLIYDGESGGLNEANSDIFGTLTEFWVANGRGSTIGDTGGNWLMAEQLSDFPLRVMFRPSLDGASADAWYPGLANVDVHFSSGPMNRAFYFLSQGVQPLAVSTDYSSTYLPAGMRGIGNDKAAAIWYRALTVYLFPSSNYLSARTSSLQAAADLFGSQSNEYRAVQNAFAAINVGYTAGTYDDRIAPTVVASVSGSAPDLQLQAQANDNVGVARVELYVDGALAGNVTSQPYQLPLDATSLTNGTHALVAVAYDAAGNYAASAPASFSVSNSFDQLLINPGFEQDTLGWTDDPSNINFPVASGPRNGQGFAWLNGYGTTHVDRLWQDVTIPAGVTQAALTFFLNITTSETTTTAVRDTLTLQVRDTSGTVLGTVSTWSNLDATLGYAQQSVDLTAYAGQTVRIFLEGSENASLATNFQVDDFSLRVIRAADAEAPRVTANVAISGTRVGYFADVSDNGFVNAVEFFVDGVSLGNSVKSFSRVVNLSTLTAGVHTLVARATDAGGNAGNSPEVTFYVDTTAAQLVLNPSFEASGSWVSATTRPGSTGIFTSASFAHTGSRVYVFYTNAGPARHSVRQSVAIPATATSAIYSFWLRLYDGAFTDTVAHHTISAKIRDSAGTELATLKTLSNLDDTGGEYFQHRFDLTAYKGQTVQLFFDADQTEAAQVTGGVTQFFLDDVNLVTSTQADLQAPKLAVAVDGSYGTVQLKATVSDNVWTSSLAFLVDDAPVSSFTDVQGVYATAFDTKNLSNGPHQFKATATDKAGNTTERVVTFEVRNSTVQDQGAPHVTASVEGLFETYTMRAEATDDTGVAYVEFYVDGALKGRASSEPYTLPLFPIPLAPGEHVLEAVAYDAYGNFSKATTPFTLLPVTVEFAVAQNVVPVGGSVALQANVANVVNTAVSWSVAEGRVCGTVNADGVYAAPLARGLCHVSAASVVVPTAKAVAAIQVYTGDINGDNVVDGEDMGLLAQDYGTNGSEETNLDGAGSVNDSDITLFVSQFGR; from the coding sequence GTGGCGGAATCCCTGGCGAACCTCAAGGCGCAAAGCCTCAAGCTCGGGCTGGGTTCGCGGGACGACTTCCAGCTGTCCAGCTCCAGCACGGATCCGTTTGGCCAGACGCACGCGCGCTTCGCGCAGACATACCAGGGCGTCCCCGTGTGGGGCGCCATGGCCATCACCCATCAGGGGCTGTCCGCGGGGGACATCCGCATCACCACCGACGGCCTGCGCAAGAACATCCGCCTGGGCGTGACGCCCACGCTGGACGCGAAGTCCGCGGTGGCGAAGGCCACCCAGGAGCTGGCGCCCAAGGGCGAGTTCGCCGTCACGCCCAAGGGCGAGCTCATCGTCTATCCCCAGACGCGGCTCGTGAACCGCTACCCCGGCAAGCCGGTCGCGCAGCAGAACGCGGCGGACTTCGACACGCAGGTCGTCGGCTACCGGCTCGCGTACCACGTGCACACCGAGCTGGAGAACCCGAAGGACGGCGTCAAGCACACGGACTTCATCGTCGACGCGCACTCGGGCGAGGTGCTGAAGCAGTGGAACTCGCTCCAGACGGCCGCCGCCAAGGGCCTCGGCCACTCGCAGTACAGCGGTGACGTCCCGCTGGACGTCTTCCAGAACGCCGAGGGCCTCTTCGAGCTGCGCGACGTCACGCGCGCCGGCGGCGAGGGCATCCGGACCTACGACGTCAACCACGCCGCCGTGCAGAACGGCGTCGTTCCCACGCTGACCCTCTACACGGACGCCGACAACGCCTGGGGCGACGGGCAGAACTACGTCGTCGGTGCCAACAACACCCTGAGCGACAACGGCCAGACGGCCGCCGTCGACGCGCACTTCGGCCTGCTGGCGACGTGGGACTTCTACAAGAAGATCCTCGGCCGCGACGGCGTGGACGGCGTTGGCTCGCCCACCTACAACCGGGTGCACGCCAGCAACCTCTACAACAACGCCTTCTGGAGCGACGGCTGCTTCTGCATGAGCTACGGCGACGGCTCGTTCCCGGCCGCCGGCGGCTTCAGGTCCATGGGCGTGCTCGACGTGACGGGCCATGAGATGACCCACGGCGTCACCTCGCACACGGCCGGCCTCATCTACGACGGCGAGTCCGGCGGCCTCAACGAGGCCAACTCGGACATCTTCGGCACCCTGACGGAGTTCTGGGTGGCCAACGGCCGCGGCAGCACCATTGGTGACACCGGCGGCAACTGGCTCATGGCCGAGCAGCTCAGCGACTTCCCGCTGCGCGTCATGTTCCGCCCGTCGCTGGACGGCGCGAGCGCGGACGCCTGGTACCCCGGCCTCGCCAACGTCGACGTGCACTTCAGCAGCGGCCCGATGAACCGCGCCTTCTACTTCCTGTCCCAGGGCGTGCAGCCGCTGGCGGTCAGCACCGACTACTCCAGCACCTACCTGCCCGCGGGCATGAGGGGCATCGGCAACGACAAGGCGGCGGCCATCTGGTACCGCGCGCTCACCGTCTACCTGTTCCCGTCGTCCAACTACCTGTCGGCCCGCACCAGCAGCCTCCAGGCCGCGGCGGACCTCTTCGGCTCCCAGTCCAACGAGTACCGCGCGGTGCAGAACGCCTTCGCGGCCATCAACGTGGGCTACACCGCCGGCACGTACGACGACCGCATTGCCCCCACCGTCGTCGCGAGCGTCTCTGGCAGCGCGCCCGACCTCCAGCTGCAGGCGCAGGCCAACGACAACGTCGGCGTGGCCCGCGTGGAGCTCTACGTCGACGGCGCCCTGGCGGGGAACGTCACCTCCCAGCCGTACCAGCTCCCGCTGGATGCCACCTCGCTGACCAACGGCACGCACGCGCTGGTGGCGGTGGCGTACGACGCGGCCGGCAATTACGCCGCGTCCGCTCCGGCGAGCTTCAGCGTCTCCAACAGCTTCGATCAGCTCCTGATCAACCCGGGCTTCGAACAGGACACGCTGGGCTGGACGGACGACCCGTCGAACATCAACTTCCCGGTCGCCTCCGGGCCGCGCAACGGCCAGGGCTTCGCATGGCTCAACGGCTATGGCACGACGCACGTCGACCGGCTGTGGCAGGACGTCACCATCCCCGCCGGCGTCACCCAGGCGGCGCTGACCTTCTTCCTCAACATCACCACCTCCGAGACGACGACCACCGCCGTACGCGACACGCTGACGCTGCAGGTGCGCGACACCTCGGGCACGGTGCTGGGGACGGTGTCGACGTGGTCCAACCTGGACGCGACGCTGGGCTATGCGCAGCAGAGCGTGGACCTGACGGCCTACGCGGGCCAGACCGTGCGCATCTTCCTGGAGGGCAGCGAGAACGCCTCGCTCGCCACCAACTTCCAGGTGGATGACTTCTCGCTGCGCGTCATCCGCGCGGCGGACGCCGAGGCGCCCCGGGTGACGGCCAACGTGGCCATCTCCGGCACGCGCGTGGGCTACTTCGCGGACGTGTCCGACAACGGCTTCGTCAACGCGGTGGAGTTCTTCGTCGACGGCGTGTCCCTGGGCAACTCGGTCAAGTCGTTCAGCCGGGTCGTCAACCTCTCCACGCTGACGGCCGGCGTGCACACGCTCGTCGCCCGGGCCACGGACGCGGGCGGCAACGCGGGGAACTCTCCCGAGGTGACGTTCTACGTGGACACCACCGCCGCCCAGCTCGTGCTCAACCCCAGCTTCGAGGCCTCCGGGAGCTGGGTGAGCGCGACGACGCGGCCGGGCTCAACGGGCATCTTCACCAGCGCGTCCTTCGCGCACACCGGCAGCCGCGTGTATGTCTTCTATACCAACGCGGGTCCGGCGCGGCACTCCGTCCGTCAGTCCGTGGCCATCCCGGCGACCGCGACCTCGGCCATCTACAGCTTCTGGCTGCGCCTCTACGATGGCGCGTTCACCGACACCGTGGCCCACCACACCATCAGCGCGAAGATTCGGGACTCCGCCGGCACCGAGCTGGCGACGCTGAAGACGCTCTCCAACCTGGATGACACCGGCGGCGAGTACTTCCAGCACCGCTTCGACCTGACCGCGTACAAGGGCCAGACGGTGCAGTTGTTCTTCGACGCGGACCAGACGGAGGCCGCTCAGGTGACGGGCGGAGTCACCCAGTTCTTCCTGGACGACGTCAACCTGGTCACCTCGACCCAGGCGGACCTCCAGGCCCCCAAGCTCGCCGTGGCCGTGGACGGCAGCTACGGGACGGTGCAGCTCAAGGCCACCGTGAGCGACAACGTCTGGACGTCCAGCCTCGCGTTCCTGGTGGACGACGCCCCGGTGAGCTCGTTCACGGACGTCCAGGGCGTCTACGCGACGGCGTTCGACACGAAGAACCTGTCCAACGGCCCGCACCAGTTCAAGGCGACGGCCACGGACAAGGCGGGCAACACGACGGAGCGCGTGGTGACCTTCGAGGTGCGCAACTCCACGGTCCAGGACCAGGGAGCGCCGCACGTCACCGCCAGCGTGGAGGGCCTGTTTGAGACCTACACGATGCGGGCCGAGGCCACCGACGACACGGGCGTTGCGTACGTGGAGTTCTACGTGGACGGCGCGCTGAAGGGCCGGGCCTCGTCCGAGCCGTACACGCTGCCGCTGTTCCCGATTCCGCTGGCGCCGGGGGAGCACGTCCTCGAGGCGGTGGCGTACGACGCGTACGGCAACTTCTCCAAGGCGACCACCCCCTTCACGCTCCTGCCCGTCACGGTGGAGTTCGCGGTGGCGCAGAACGTGGTGCCGGTGGGTGGCTCCGTCGCTCTGCAGGCGAACGTGGCGAACGTGGTGAACACGGCGGTGAGCTGGTCCGTGGCGGAGGGCCGCGTCTGCGGCACCGTCAACGCGGACGGCGTCTACGCCGCGCCGTTGGCCCGTGGCCTGTGCCACGTGTCCGCGGCGAGCGTCGTGGTACCGACGGCGAAGGCCGTGGCGGCCATCCAGGTCTACACGGGCGACATCAACGGCGACAACGTCGTGGACGGAGAGGACATGGGCCTGCTCGCGCAGGACTACGGCACCAACGGCTCCGAGGAGACGAACCTCGACGGCGCCGGCTCCGTGAACGACAGCGACATCACCCTCTTCGTCAGCCAGTTCGGACGGTAA